From the Theobroma cacao cultivar B97-61/B2 chromosome 2, Criollo_cocoa_genome_V2, whole genome shotgun sequence genome, one window contains:
- the LOC18609327 gene encoding serine/threonine-protein phosphatase PP2A catalytic subunit, giving the protein MPSQGDLDRQIEHLMECKPLSEAEVKALCEQARAILVEEWNVQPVKCPVTVCGDIHGQFYDLIELFRIGGNAPDTNYLFMGDYVDRGYYSVETVTLLVALKVRYRDRITILRGNHESRQITQVYGFYDECLRKYGNANVWKYFTDLFDYLPLTALIESQIFCLHGGLSPSLDTLDNIRALDRIQEVPHEGPMCDLLWSDPDDRCGWGISPRGAGYTFGQDIAAQFNHTNGLTLISRAHQLVMEGYNWCQEKNVVTVFSAPNYCYRCGNMAAILEIGENMDQNFLQFDPAPRQVEPDTTRKTPDYFL; this is encoded by the exons ATGCCGTCACAGGGAGACCTAGACCGTCAGATCGAGCACCTGATGGAGTGTAAGCCGCTTTCGGAGGCGGAGGTGAAGGCGTTGTGCGAACAGGCACGAGCCATACTTGTGGAGGAATGGAACGTGCAGCCGGTGAAGTGTCCGGTAACGGTATGTGGTGATATTCACGGACAGTTTTATGATCTAATAGAGCTGTTTCGGATAGGAGGCAATGCGCCGGATACTAATTATCTCTTCATGGGGGATTATGTAG ATCGTGGGTATTACTCGGTCGAGACTGTCACACTCTTAGTGGCCTTGAAAGTCCGTTATAGAGATAGAATCACGATTCTTAGAGGAAATCATGAGAGCCGGCAGATAACACAAGT GTATGGCTTTTATGATGAATGCTTGAGAAAATATGGAAATGCCAATGTGTGGAAGTATTTTACCGACTTGTTTGATTATTTACCCCTCACAGCTCTTATTGAGAGTCAG ATCTTCTGTTTGCATGGGGGACTTTCACCATCTTTAGACACATTAGACAATATTCGAGCATTGGACCGTATACAGGAG GTTCCTCATGAAGGACCAATGTGTGATCTCTTGTGGTCTGATCCCGATGACCGCTGTGGGTGGGGAATATCTCCTCGTGGTGCTGGTTATACATTTGGACAGGATATTGCTGCTCAGTTCAACCATACCAATGGTCTCACTCTGATTTCAAGAGCCCATCAACTCGTCATGGAAGGATACAATTGGTGTCAG GAAAAAAATGTGGTTACTGTCTTCAGTGCTCCAAATTATTGTTACCGTTGTGGGAACATGGCTGCAATTTTAGAGATTGGGGAGAATATGGACCAGAATTTTCTTCAGTTTGATCCAGCACCTCGGCAAGTTGAGCCCGACACCACACGCAAAACTCCtgattattttttgtaa
- the LOC18609329 gene encoding probable inactive receptor kinase At1g27190 — protein sequence MKQNLIFVSSSLLLFNFFLSFAIEDDITCLEGLKSSLTDPDSPLATWTFNNRSSTFVCNLTGVSCWNEKENRIISLLLSSMKLSGQLPDSLKYCRSLQILDLSNNSLSGPIPNDICSWLPYLVRLDLSGNRLSGSIPTQIVNCKFLNDLVLDNNKLSGSIPYELARLDRLKRFSVADNDLSGSIPSDLARFGEDGFDGNSGLCGKPLSKCGGLSGKSLGIIIIAGVIGAAVSLIVGFAIWWWFFLRAGAAGEKRKKSYGIDGKDDSSWIELLKSHKLVQVSLFQKPINKIKLADLMVATNNFDAENAVISTRTGVSFKAMLPDGSALAIKRLSACKLSEKQFRSEMNRLGQLRHPNLVPLLGFCVVEEERLLVYKHMPNGTLYSQLHGGSLGGFGNGKFEVLDWPTRLKIGVGVTRGLAWLHHGCLPPHMHQYFSSNVVLLDDDLDARITDFGLARLMGSRDSNDSSFVNGDLGEFGYVAPEYSSTMVASLKGDVYSFGVVLLELVTGQKPIGVSTAEEGFKGNLVDWVNQLFSTGRSKDAIDKALCGKGHDDEIMQFLRVACTCVVPRPKDRPSMYQVYESLKSMAEKHGFFEHYDDFPLIFGRQDHDHKE from the coding sequence ATGAAGCAGAATCTCATTTTTGTATCTTCCTCACTTTTACTCTTTAATTTCTTCCTCTCGTTCGCCATCGAAGATGACATCACTTGTCTCGAAGGCCTGAAAAGCTCTCTCACCGACCCGGACTCCCCTCTCGCCACGTGGACCTTCAACAACCGTTCGTCAACATTCGTTTGCAATCTCACCGGCGTTTCATGCTGGAACGAGAAGGAAAACCGAATCATAAGCCTCCTGCTCTCTTCTATGAAGCTGTCGGGTCAGTTACCGGACTCTTTAAAGTACTGTCGGAGCCTCCAGATTCTGGATCTTTCCAACAACTCTCTGTCCGGTCCCATTCCTAATGATATCTGCTCTTGGCTTCCTTACCTTGTACGCCTCGATCTCTCCGGTAACCGTCTCTCCGGTTCCATCCCCACTCAGATCGTTAACTGTAAGTTCCTAAACGACCTCGTTTTAGACAATAACAAATTGTCTGGTTCGATCCCTTACGAGCTCGCTCGGTTGGACCGGCTTAAACGGTTTTCCGTTGCGGACAACGATTTGTCTGGCTCTATCCCGTCTGATCTGGCGCGATTTGGGGAAGACGGTTTTGACGGTAACAGTGGACTTTGTGGGAAACCGTTATCGAAATGCGGTGGATTGAGCGGTAAAAGTCTTGGAATCATCATAATAGCTGGTGTCATCGGCGCCGCCGTTTCGTTAATCGTCGGTTTCGCGATTTGGTGGTGGTTCTTTCTCCGAGCTGGCGCCGCaggtgaaaaaagaaagaaaagttacgGCATTGATGGTAAAGATGATAGTAGTTGGATTGAATTGTTGAAATCTCACAAGCTTGTTCAAGTTTCTTTATTTCAAAAGCCtataaataagattaaattggCCGATTTAATGGTGGCGACGAACAATTTCGACGCGGAAAACGCGGTGATTTCGACGAGGACAGGAGTTTCGTTCAAGGCGATGTTGCCGGACGGATCTGCCTTGGCGATTAAGAGGCTAAGCGCTTGTAAGCTTAGTGAGAAACAGTTTAGATCGGAAATGAACAGGTTAGGACAACTTAGGCATCCGAATTTGGTTCCGCTTTTAGGGTTTTGTGTGGTGGAAGAAGAGAGGCTTTTGGTTTATAAGCATATGCCAAACGGGACATTGTACTCTCAGTTGCATGGGGGAAGCCTGGGTGGTTTTGGGAATGGGAAGTTTGAGGTTTTGGATTGGCCAACTAGGCTTAAGATTGGTGTTGGTGTGACTAGAGGCTTAGCTTGGCTTCACCATGGATGCCTACCGCCGCACATGCATCAGTATTTTAGTTCCAATGTTGTGCTTCTTGATGATGATTTGGATGCTCGAATAACGGATTTTGGGTTGGCAAGATTGATGGGGTCGCGTGATTCCAATGATAGTTCGTTTGTGAACGGGGATTTAGGGGAGTTTGGCTATGTGGCTCCCGAGTATTCTAGTACTATGGTTGCTTCTTTGAAAGGGGATGTTTACAGTTTTGGGGTTGTGTTGTTGGAGTTGGTTACAGGTCAAAAACCCATTGGGGTTAGCACTGCGGAGGAAGGATTTAAAGGGAATTTGGTGGATTGGGTTAATCAGTTGTTTAGCACAGGTCGAAGCAAGGATGCTATTGATAAAGCATTGTGTGGGAAGGGTCATGATGATGAAATTATGCAGTTTCTGAGAGTTGCTTGCACTTGTGTGGTTCCCAGGCCAAAGGACAGACCTTCTATGTACCAGGTTTATGAATCGTTGAAGAGCATGGCTGAGAAACATGGTTTCTTTGAACATTATGATGATTTTCCGTTGATCTTTGGGAGACAAGATCATGATCACAAGGAGTAA
- the LOC18609328 gene encoding uncharacterized protein LOC18609328 yields the protein MGSSNSSAVVPLLFSFLFFLPVLASASSIDYQHGRVGQRVLMSFREIPKGSNRTFDCSPSGPCVPCLYSEKGDEKYRCSETGYRIPFKCVETGDGSKAENEQKSEKSRSDLEISVNNENSGKRRSLLGDSSTSGGSSNAYITYRSCMQTVNEEKLSVLGFEGIIFGLLLISGSVVFLRRKRSITMPGAAAGRIQPNSRF from the exons ATGGGATCTTCAAATTCATCAGCTGTTGTTCCGCTcctcttttccttccttttcttccttcccGTCTTAGCTTCAGCTTCTTCGATTGATTACCAGCA TGGACGAGTTGGGCAGAGGGTTTTGATGAGCTTCAGAGAAATTCCAAAAGGAAGTAACCGTACTTTCGATTGCTCTCCTTCTGGTCCTTGCGTTCCTTGCCTTTACTCTGAGAAG GGTGATGAAAAATATCGATGCAGTGAGACAGGATATCGTATCCCTTTCAAATGTGTAGAAACTGGTGATGGTTCAAAGGCTGAAAATGAGCAAAAATCTGAAAAAAGTAGATCTGATCTTGAAATCTCAGTCAATAATGAAAATTCAGGAAAGCGTAGAAGCTTACTTGGTGATTCATCCACATCTGGGGGCAGCTCAAACGCCTATATTACCTACAGAAGCTGCATGCAAACAGTTAATGAAGAGAAGTTATCAGTACTAGGTTTTGAG GGAATTATATTTGGATTGCTGCTTATTAGTGGTTCAGTTGTATTCTTAAGAAGAAAGCGGAGCATTACCATGCCAGGAGCAGCAGCTGGGAGGATACAGCCCAACTCTAGGTTTTGA